The stretch of DNA CAACTCCCCGGCTTGCCGGGGAGTTTTTCTTTGACTACAATAAGTTACCTGCTTCCACCCAGCCCCTTTTCTGTTAGTATGGAAATGAGGGAGGGATATATGTGCCAAAGAACAGAGTAGTCCTAGCTATACTGTGCACTCTAGTTGTGGTCATCATGGCCGTATCAATAGCACTAGCCCAAACACCCCTGCGGGCTGAGCGCGCAAACCGACAGGCCCAATGTCAGGGGAACCGACAGCAGATACAAAGACATCTTCACCAAGGAGAGTGTGACCGCGCAGAGTGTCCCTGTGAGGAACCGCAAAGACAATGTCTGAGGTTGCGGGCCCGTTAAACTTTGAGCAGGGGTTACCCCCTGCTCAAAGGCAACCGGATTAGAAACTCTGCCCCACCTGCTAGTCTATTGCAGGCCTGTACCGTTCCATTGTGCAGTTCAACAAGACTCTTCACTATTGCCAAGCCTAGACCAGGACCATTTGAACTACTACTTCTTCCTAGGTCTTCCTTATAAAAGGGTTGAAAGACCTGCTGTTCTTCACCGGGAGTAATCCCCAGACCCTGATCTGAAACACTAAGCTCCAAGTGATGCCCATCTTCCTTAAGACCAATAACCACCATCCCGCCTTGGGGAGAGTGGAACACCGCGTTTTCCAGGAGATTATACACTACCCTCCCCATTTTTTCTTTGTCAAGATATATGGTTGGTGCTAGGTCCATTCCCTCGGTTATTACCGTCACCTGTTTCTCTTCAATGAGCGGCTCTAGTAAAGCAACGTGCTCTGTAACAAGCTCGCTTAAGGAGACTAGCTCCCTGTTCAATAATGAGCTTTCCATGTTTAGCCTGGCGATCTCCAGCAAAGTAGAGGTGAGGGAGATCAAATGCAGAACCTGGGAATGCATACAATCAATGTAGCCTTCTATCTCCTCTGGATCCGTAACAAGCTGATCCTTGACGGCCTGCAACAGACCCCTTAGGACTGTTAGGGGTGTGCGGAGATCGTGGGAAATGCTAGCAAAAAACTCCCGTTGACTCTGCTCAAGTCTGTGGCGCTGGCTAATATCTAGTAATAGTACTACCGCTCCGCTAGCCCTTTCATTGTCACTACAAAGGGGTGATGCCGTTATCTGGAAGATCTGGTTTCTCTGCAACTGTACGGTCTTTCTTTGAACGGAATTCTCTTGGATGGTTGCTTCGATTACGGAGATAACCTCCCGTTCTTGGACGATCCGAATTAGCTCTGTGCTTGGGCACCGACCTAGAACATCGGAGTGGTTCATAGGTAGACCCAAAATTAGAGCGGCTTCAGTATTGTATACTGCCTCCGCCTTATCCAAGTCAATGCTTAGAACGCCCTCGGACATATGTGCAAGAATGGATTCCGTTCTTCTCTTCTCATCGGACAGACTGGAAAACAAACGGGCAAGCTCTAAAGACATGCTGTTCACACCTTGGGCTAACATCCCGATCTCTCCGCAAGCTCGGTGGTGAACCCGACGACCTAGTTGGCCGTGGGCTATCGCCTGGACTGTATCGCTGATTGCCACTAAGGGATGGGTCAGCCGCCGGGACATGAACCAAGCTGCGACCAAAGCACTGCATACAGCTACGGGCAAGGAAAACCAAGACAGTTGACGCAAGGCCCGCTCCACCACAGCACTCATTTCATGAATAGGTGAAAACAGCAGGATATGAGTTGCACTTCCCAAGGGAAGCTCAATCGGCGCAGTTGGTAGGGAGACCGCCAGCATTGGACGTCGGAAACCTTCGCCAAATCCATGTAGCGTCTGGGTAGTCTCTTTGATTAGGCTGCGCCGGCTAGGCTCAGACAACAGGTGGTTTACCCTTGCTAATACCGAAGCGGTCAAAACTCTTCCTTGATCGTCCACAAGCCAGATCTCTGTTCCAGAAACATGATGAAGCTTTCGCAGTAGCACTGCGCTCGATCCTACTTCTTCGGCCGTAAGTATCTCAGCGATACGCGTGCCAAGGACCACCAGCTGCTCTTGCCGTCCTTGGAAAAACACCCTACTAAAGAAGGTGGGAAATAGGAGTCCAATAGTCAGTAGGGTCACAAGGACAACAACTACGTGACTCAGTAGGGTCTTGCCAAAAATGGAATTCACGATCGCACCTCAAATCTATAACCGATCCCCCGGACCGTCTTGATATAACTAGATCCGGGGACGGCTTGTTGCAGCTTATCTCTAATACCATTAATGTGAACATCCACTCTCCGGAGGGTATTAGGGGGATCATCGTAGGGCCATATCCTTTTGAAGATTTGTTCACGGGTAAGGATTAGATTACGATTGGCGGCTAAGTACCAAAGGAGCTCAAATTCCTTGGGAGTCATATCTATTACCTGTGCACCGGCACTAACCCTACGCTGTGTGTAATTAAGTATCAACCCCGGTACCTTAATAATTTCTTCCCTTTGCTCACGTTTTGGTGCAGATCGCCTTAGCACGGAATGTACCCTAGCTACCAACTCTTCGGGGTTAAAGGGTTTGACGATATAATCATCCGCCCCCATGACCAAACCCGCGATCCGATCCTCGCAAGTGCTTTTGGCTGTAAGCATAATCACCGGCAGATCTGATTCTTTCCGAATCCCCTGACAGATCTCCTCGCCCGACACACCAGGTAACATAAGGTCTAGTATCACTAGGTCCCAGTGTTCTTTCAGGCGCTCCAAAGCCCTTTGGCCATCAGCAACACACTCAACTTCAAAGCTAGCTTTCGCCAAGTAAAGACGGATCACTTCGCTAACCGCCCAGTTATCCTCGATGACCAAGATCCGCTCCACCAATATCCCCCTCACCCTGTTTTTGAGGAAATTCTTCTACACGCACCTCCTTTTTTCCTTTCCGCGGAGACTGGGCATAGTGTCCCGATCTTAACAATTTCTTAAAAATCACTTGGTATATTCTAATTGACTATTTATTAAGGGGGTATTCCTAATGAAGCAAGTTACATCGGTACTTATCATTTTGTTGGTAATTGTGGGAGCAACGGTTTCTGTATTTGGCAATGACATTCGGCGCCTGCAAGCAGAGAACCAACTGTTATTTGCTCTAAACAACCACGCCAAATCACCGGAAGAACTCCAAGAGCTAATGGATCTAGTAGAGCAGGTAAAGATAGCACATAGAGAGTCCCAGGAAGAGCTAGTTGACTTACTTGTTCAACAACAGGAATTGCTGCGACAAGGAAATCTCGAGGCCGCAAGGGAGCTAAATGAAAAGATTCTTGAAACTAGGAAAAGGACCAATGAAGTCTGCCGAGAACTCAGCGAAAAGCTCAGAAAACAAGTCTCCAGGAAGTTAGAGGAAAGGAACCGTCAAGTCCAATCCTTGCGGTTAAGACAAACCATAAGGCCGGAAGATTTGGTTCAAAGAAGAGTACAGGTACAAAGACAGGCCCCTGTGATCAGACAGTGGTCGGTCATGAATCCAAGGTTCTTCAAGCAACAACCCAGCCTGAGGCTAAAGATTCGAGTAGCTCCACCACTAGGTCTTAGATTCAGGTAGTTAGAAAAGCAAAGTGAGCAAGCGATTTTTTGACCTGCAGTACTAGCTTAGTAACATGAACGATCTCTCGACCGCACACGCTATTTACGCCAATACTGTAGATCGTCAACCGGCCAGTCATGGCAGTTGGATCACCGCTTACGGCCGATAAGGTCGTAAGCGATAATTTTCCCACCAGACGTGACCTTAGTCAGCCACATTACCTGCGTTTCCCACCCACGATGCATGCTTTCGCATACACCGTAAGCAGTTGGCGCAAATAATGCGACCTTAATCGCTTGCTCATTTGTTAATGTGTCCAGCCAAGGTCCGAATAATCCAGGTATTATCTACCAATGAGCTCTTCTTACTGAGCTGCGTGGCGAAGGGTTTCCACGTCCTTAACCAAAACAGAACTGCGATGAAAGTCAATTAGTCCTTCATCCCGCATCCGACACATTTCCCTAGACAAAGAAGGCCTAGTGACATTAAGGAAATCCGCCAACTCATCTCGTTTTAATGGAAGAACAAACATCGTACGCCCTGCTCTTCTATACTGCTCCAATAGATAGGCACTAATTTTTCCCCTTAGGGTCTTCATAGCAAGGTAATCCATCTGACGACGGAGCCCCAATGCTTTATCCGAAACGATTTTGAGCATATTGGCAATGAGCATTCTGTGACTTGGACAAGCACGCTCACAACTACCCACGATTTTGGACGGTGGAATGAAAATAACCGTTACTTCCCCTTGGGCGGTCACCGTGGCGGGCCAGAGTTTTTGGACGGAGAAAGCGGCCAACTCCCCAAATACCTCCCCTGGCCCAAACATGTTGATGATGACGCGATCCCCCGCGGCATTTTCCTTGGTAATCACGACACTGCCTTCTACGATAATCCCGACTCCATCAAAGGATGCCCCTGCCAGTCGAATGCAGTCATCCTTCCGATAGGTAGAGACATTTTTGACCATACAGGCAAGCATGGATTCCAGTTCACCATCGTTTACACCTTGAAATAGTGCGCAATCCCGCAGGACAGAAAACCATTTTTCATACATTCCCTACCTCACCCCTGTGTTTCGTAACCTATGTTACGGACTTGCCGACCCAATTGTACTATACTGAAGGTGCAAAAACAAGAAAACCTTTAGCAAGGAGGATAGGCGATGAAAAGAAAGATTATTAGCATCGATGAGGAAAAGTGCAACGGCTGTGGGCTCTGCATTCAAGCATGCCACGAGGGCGCTCTTGAATTAGTGGATGGTAAAGCTAAGCTGGTCTCTGAATCTTACTGTGACGGACTCGGCGATTGCCTGCCCCAATGTCCCACCGGAGCAATCAGCATTGAGGAGCGGGTAGCCGCCCCCTTTGATGAGGAGGCAGTGAAGGAGCGGACTCTACGTGCAAAGCAGGACCTAGGTTGTGGATGCCCCGGGACCCAAGTAAGAATGATCAAGCAGAAAGCAGATAGCAAAACGCCTGATCGGAACGAGCAGACCCAAGACTCCCAGCTGCGTCAATGGCCGTGTCAACTGAGACTAGTACCGGCAAGTGCAGCATACCTCGATAATGCTCACATACTGATCGCCGCCGACTGTGCAGCCTATGCCTATGCGAATTTCCATGGACGTTTCATGGAGAACAAGATCACGTTGATCAGTTGCCCGAAACTGGATGATACAGATTATGCAGATAAACTAACCGAGATTCTACACAATCATAATATAAAGAGCATCACTGTAGCGAAAATGGAGGTTCCTTGTTGCGGCGGACTAGAGCATGCGGTGAAGCAAGCCTTAGTGCAAAGCGGTAAGCTAATTCCTTGGCGTGTAGTCACTATTGGAACCAATGGGGATATTGTCGATGAATGGTAATATGAAAGGAGGACAAAAAATGCTTGAAAAACAGTACACCTTCGCTTTAACCGATGAAAAACTAATTGAACGAATCCTTGAAGATGATCACGTAGGGATCAACCACATGGTACTGCCAGAGGGTGCAGCCCTTCCTGAACACTACTCCAACTCCCATGTATATATGTTGGTAATCCGGGGACGGGTCACCCTCCAGCTAAATGAGCAGGCCGAGCGCCACTACCCGGCGGGTAGTATCGTGAACATTCCCTACAAGACCAAGATGAATGTGATGAACAAGGATAGGGAGATCCTGGAGCTCTTTGTAGTTAAAGCCCCAAGTCCCAAACATTTCAAGGGCTAATCACTAATTTAAAGGAGGAATCATTGCATGTTTTGCTTTCAGTGCGAACAGACCGCAGGAGGAAAAGGATGTACGAGAGTTGGTGTATGCGGCAAACAGCCAGATGTCTCTGATAAACACGATGAGCTAATCGGTGCGTTAGTTTGCCTTGCCCAGGCTGTCGCAGGAAAGACTCCAAGACCCAAGGCCGATGAGCTGGTCATCCAGGGGCTTTTTGCCACGATTACCAATGTTAACTTTGACAAAAATAGAATTGAGCAGATGATCGAAGACGTCAAGCAAGAAAAAGACCGGCTAGGTGGTGCCACAGACCCTCCCTGGCAGGAACTATGGCAGGGGGATGTAGATATTGTCTCCCTACGGTCTACCTTGCTTTTTGGTCTACGCGGCATGGCAGCCTATGCATGGCACGCCTACGTGCTAGGCAAGGTGGACGATGAGGTTACATCTTGGTTTTACAAGGGCCTAAGAGCATTGGCAGAAGATCGTTCAGTGGACCAATGGCTTGATTTGCTCATGGAATTCGGTCATGTAAACCTGAAATGTATGGCACTACTTGATAAGGCTAACACAGAAACCTACGGCAATCCTGTTCCCACAAAGGTCTCAACCATCATAGAGAAGGGACCGTTTATCGTGATTACCGGTCATGATCTGCTGGATCTAAAGAACCTGCTAGAACAGACCAAGGATAAGGGGATCAATGTCTATACCCACGGGGAAATGCTACCAGCCCATGGTTACCCTAAGTTAAAGAAGTATCCACACCTGAAGGGTAATTTCGGGACAGCTTGGCAAAATCAGCAGAAGGAATTTGCTGCTATCCCAGCGCCAATTCTGTTTACGACAAATTGCCTCATGCCTCCAAGGCCTTCGTATGCTGACCGGGTCTTTACCACTTCAGTTGTGGGTTACCCCAATATACAACATATTGAAGAAGTAAATGGTGTGAAGGACTTCACTCCGATTATCGCCAAGGCCTTGGAGGTTGGTGGGTACCAGAATGATCAAATCCTCACCGGCATCAATGGCGGTACAGAGCTTACCACCGGCTTTGCTCACGGTACTGTTCTTGGCGTAGCGGATCAGGTCATAAACGCAGTCAAAGCTGGCGCAATCAAACATTTCTTCCTCGTAGGAGGATGTGACGGAGCAAAACCAGGCCGCAACTACTATACCGAGTTCGTCAAACAGGCGCCTCAGGATACTCTCATCCTAACACTAGGATGCGGGAAGTACCGTTTTAACGATCTAGACATTGGGGAGATAGGTGGGCTGCCCCGAATCATGGATATGGGTCAGTGTAACGATGCTTACTCCGCCATTCAGGTGGCCCTTGCCCTTGCCGAAGCCTTCGGGTGCAGTGTCAATGAGTTACCCCTTAGTTTGGTGCTATCCTGGTACGAACAGAAGGCAGTCTGCATTTTGCTCAGCCTACTAGCTTTAGGTATTCGTAATATCTATATAGGACCTACACTTCCTGCGTTCTTCTCATCTAACGTATTGAATGTACTGGTTGAAAAATTCGACCTGCATCTCATTGATGCTGTCGAGACTGATCTAACGCAACTTCTCGGATAACTAACCCCTGCGGACAAAGAGGTAAGCTTTCGGTTCGCTTACCTCTTTGTCCTATGAGATTAATTATTATACCTTGCTAAGCCGTAATGCTTGCCCTACAAGTAAGCTGCTACCAATACTCCTTATGTGATTACTCACGTGTGCTCCGGCCTCATCAATTGTAGCAAAGAAGAATGTCTTTGTGTCAATATGGAAGACCTGCCTTAATCTAATCCCATTATTTCGCGTAAGAAGCATATTCCATTTGCGATCGTTCCATTTGCCCTTATCTAAGGCATATAAAAGCCTTGCTAACTTCAGTTTACGGCCGTTACTGATCCGAACTATCACTTCGTTCCCCTGAATAAGTGGATCACCCAACCGTGGAAGAGGTGTTTGGCCAAAGAAAATAATATCTGCCAATCTATTTCCTTTGATTCTCATCCAGAAAGGCGAGAAGGCTCATTCCCATTTTTACAGCTAAGGTAATGGGGGAGATACAAGGGAGTGACTCAGCTTGTGACTATCAAGTGGACAAGCATGATCCTTAGTCCCATTAATGAACTACATAGGTGGATTGACGCGAACATATTCTATGAAAGCTACCTGTTCTAGCATCCCCATTGTAGACAAGTTCTCTTTGTATCCTGCACAAAAACGTTCCTTCGTGTTACCAAGGTTACCGAGAATAACCGCATACTTGCGTTCTACTTCTATCACTTCTTCGCGCGAATATACCACGTTCCTTGCTTCCGGCCCCAGTTCTATTACATAGTCATAGCTCTATGAAATGCACATCTTTACTTTCTCATCGACCCTCCCACGGAGGCAGACAGCTCAATTGTTCTGTGTCTAGGGTACGTGTAATTTGAAAAATTCCTGCGGGACCTTCGGTAAACCCCAAATACACGTAAACATACTGAAGTCCCCTTTCTTCATCGATCACTGCTGCGCCCGGATGCATTCCATCCGCATGAAGCCCTCTGTCAGAGTTCACCGGTGTAATACCTTCCTTAGCCCACAGAGTAGTCTCAAAACGCCAGTTGCTCCCCCCAGCAAACAGATCGTCTGGATCAATGCTCCACAAATTCAAAGTCATATGACTATGCTCATGTTCTCGCCCTTGTCCCCCACCGCAGCGATTCGTCACCACAGCCTCAACCCTATGTGTAATGGGATTGAAGGATAAATCTACCGTGTCCTGGGACCATGGCCCAAAACCACCGTTACCACTTAGTGCCCTCACATCATAGGCTTTAATGTTCGTCCTGTGGGCCTCAAATAAAAGCGGTTCATACTCCGTTGACACCAGCTCAACATAACGCCACGTTTGATCCGATGCATCATAACTTCCATGACTTCGCGTTAGAAGTACTACCCTGTTATCCAATTGTAAGGCGGCAGGCTCAACCGCTTTCACAAAACTGGGTAGTATCTGGCTCAACTCATGCCAAGTTGTACCGAGGTCCCGGGAGTACCGTATCCAGATCTCATCAGCTATGTTGCCCTCCTTCTCTTCGCAATGTCCAAATGCTATTGCCCCATACTCGGGGTGCTCAATAATCCGAGGACCCATATTCGTCACTGGGCCCGACAACTGCATCCCGCCAAAGGCATCGGGAATGTGATCCCATGTAGCACCTGCATCTATAGACCGAAAGACTCCGTATG from Limnochordia bacterium encodes:
- a CDS encoding cupin domain-containing protein, which translates into the protein MLEKQYTFALTDEKLIERILEDDHVGINHMVLPEGAALPEHYSNSHVYMLVIRGRVTLQLNEQAERHYPAGSIVNIPYKTKMNVMNKDREILELFVVKAPSPKHFKG
- a CDS encoding response regulator transcription factor, with the protein product MERILVIEDNWAVSEVIRLYLAKASFEVECVADGQRALERLKEHWDLVILDLMLPGVSGEEICQGIRKESDLPVIMLTAKSTCEDRIAGLVMGADDYIVKPFNPEELVARVHSVLRRSAPKREQREEIIKVPGLILNYTQRRVSAGAQVIDMTPKEFELLWYLAANRNLILTREQIFKRIWPYDDPPNTLRRVDVHINGIRDKLQQAVPGSSYIKTVRGIGYRFEVRS
- a CDS encoding ATP-binding protein: MNSIFGKTLLSHVVVVLVTLLTIGLLFPTFFSRVFFQGRQEQLVVLGTRIAEILTAEEVGSSAVLLRKLHHVSGTEIWLVDDQGRVLTASVLARVNHLLSEPSRRSLIKETTQTLHGFGEGFRRPMLAVSLPTAPIELPLGSATHILLFSPIHEMSAVVERALRQLSWFSLPVAVCSALVAAWFMSRRLTHPLVAISDTVQAIAHGQLGRRVHHRACGEIGMLAQGVNSMSLELARLFSSLSDEKRRTESILAHMSEGVLSIDLDKAEAVYNTEAALILGLPMNHSDVLGRCPSTELIRIVQEREVISVIEATIQENSVQRKTVQLQRNQIFQITASPLCSDNERASGAVVLLLDISQRHRLEQSQREFFASISHDLRTPLTVLRGLLQAVKDQLVTDPEEIEGYIDCMHSQVLHLISLTSTLLEIARLNMESSLLNRELVSLSELVTEHVALLEPLIEEKQVTVITEGMDLAPTIYLDKEKMGRVVYNLLENAVFHSPQGGMVVIGLKEDGHHLELSVSDQGLGITPGEEQQVFQPFYKEDLGRSSSSNGPGLGLAIVKSLVELHNGTVQACNRLAGGAEFLIRLPLSRG
- a CDS encoding Crp/Fnr family transcriptional regulator, translated to MYEKWFSVLRDCALFQGVNDGELESMLACMVKNVSTYRKDDCIRLAGASFDGVGIIVEGSVVITKENAAGDRVIINMFGPGEVFGELAAFSVQKLWPATVTAQGEVTVIFIPPSKIVGSCERACPSHRMLIANMLKIVSDKALGLRRQMDYLAMKTLRGKISAYLLEQYRRAGRTMFVLPLKRDELADFLNVTRPSLSREMCRMRDEGLIDFHRSSVLVKDVETLRHAAQ
- a CDS encoding 4Fe-4S binding protein — its product is MKRKIISIDEEKCNGCGLCIQACHEGALELVDGKAKLVSESYCDGLGDCLPQCPTGAISIEERVAAPFDEEAVKERTLRAKQDLGCGCPGTQVRMIKQKADSKTPDRNEQTQDSQLRQWPCQLRLVPASAAYLDNAHILIAADCAAYAYANFHGRFMENKITLISCPKLDDTDYADKLTEILHNHNIKSITVAKMEVPCCGGLEHAVKQALVQSGKLIPWRVVTIGTNGDIVDEW
- the hcp gene encoding hydroxylamine reductase; this translates as MFCFQCEQTAGGKGCTRVGVCGKQPDVSDKHDELIGALVCLAQAVAGKTPRPKADELVIQGLFATITNVNFDKNRIEQMIEDVKQEKDRLGGATDPPWQELWQGDVDIVSLRSTLLFGLRGMAAYAWHAYVLGKVDDEVTSWFYKGLRALAEDRSVDQWLDLLMEFGHVNLKCMALLDKANTETYGNPVPTKVSTIIEKGPFIVITGHDLLDLKNLLEQTKDKGINVYTHGEMLPAHGYPKLKKYPHLKGNFGTAWQNQQKEFAAIPAPILFTTNCLMPPRPSYADRVFTTSVVGYPNIQHIEEVNGVKDFTPIIAKALEVGGYQNDQILTGINGGTELTTGFAHGTVLGVADQVINAVKAGAIKHFFLVGGCDGAKPGRNYYTEFVKQAPQDTLILTLGCGKYRFNDLDIGEIGGLPRIMDMGQCNDAYSAIQVALALAEAFGCSVNELPLSLVLSWYEQKAVCILLSLLALGIRNIYIGPTLPAFFSSNVLNVLVEKFDLHLIDAVETDLTQLLG